A DNA window from Pseudarthrobacter sp. W1I19 contains the following coding sequences:
- the leuA gene encoding 2-isopropylmalate synthase, with product MRNAQKPSGMPAHRYTPFQDQIKVELPDRTWPDKIITKAPRWCAVDLRDGNQALIDPMSPARKMKMFDLLVRMGYKEIEVGFPSASQTDFDFVRQLIEGNHIPDDVTIQVLTQAREHLIERTYESLVGAKQAIVHLYNSTSVLQRRVVFNQDEDGILDIALQGARLCKKYEETLADTHVTYEYSPESFTGTELEYAVRVCNAVADVFEASADRQVIINLPATVEMATPNVYADSIEWMSRHLHPREGIILSLHPHNDRGTGVAAAELGYMAGADRIEGCLFGNGERTGNVDLVTLGLNLFVQGIDPMIDFSNIDDVRRTVEYCNQLPVPERSPYGGDLVFTAFSGSHQDAIKKGFEALERDAAAAGKDVADFTWQVPYLPVDPKDLGRSYEAVIRVNSQSGKGGVAYLLKNEHSLDLPRRAQIEFSGVIQKRTDTVGGEVSGAQLWQVFQDEYLPSGKTDGQWGRYSLGGVKTETDDDGGMTLHASLTVDGVQTQRTGTGNGPIAALLSILREDGVDVRVLDYSEHALSEGGNAMAAAYVECAVGERVLWGVGIDANTSMSSLKAVISAVNRAIRDAQG from the coding sequence ATGCGAAACGCACAGAAGCCCTCCGGAATGCCCGCCCACCGCTACACGCCGTTCCAGGACCAGATCAAAGTTGAGCTGCCGGACCGCACCTGGCCGGACAAGATCATCACCAAGGCTCCGCGCTGGTGCGCAGTGGACCTGCGCGACGGCAACCAGGCCCTGATCGATCCGATGAGCCCGGCCCGCAAGATGAAGATGTTCGACCTGCTGGTCCGGATGGGCTACAAAGAGATCGAAGTCGGCTTCCCCTCCGCCTCCCAGACGGACTTCGACTTTGTCCGCCAGCTCATCGAGGGCAACCACATCCCGGACGACGTCACCATCCAGGTCCTGACCCAGGCCCGCGAGCACCTGATCGAGCGGACCTATGAGTCCCTGGTGGGGGCCAAGCAGGCCATTGTCCACCTCTACAACTCCACTTCAGTGCTGCAGCGCCGGGTGGTGTTCAACCAGGACGAGGACGGAATCCTGGACATCGCGCTCCAGGGCGCCCGCCTGTGCAAGAAGTACGAGGAAACCCTCGCGGACACACACGTGACCTACGAGTACTCCCCGGAATCCTTCACCGGCACCGAGCTGGAGTACGCCGTGCGCGTCTGCAACGCCGTCGCCGATGTCTTTGAAGCCTCCGCTGACCGCCAGGTCATCATCAACCTGCCCGCCACCGTGGAAATGGCCACCCCCAACGTTTACGCCGATTCCATCGAGTGGATGAGCCGCCACCTGCACCCGCGGGAGGGAATCATCCTCTCCCTGCATCCGCACAATGACCGCGGGACGGGCGTCGCGGCAGCCGAACTGGGGTACATGGCCGGTGCGGACCGGATTGAAGGCTGCCTCTTCGGCAACGGTGAGCGGACCGGCAACGTGGACTTGGTCACCCTGGGCCTGAACCTCTTTGTCCAGGGCATCGACCCCATGATCGACTTCTCCAACATCGACGACGTCCGCCGGACCGTGGAGTACTGCAACCAGCTGCCCGTCCCCGAGCGTTCCCCCTACGGCGGCGACCTGGTGTTCACTGCGTTCTCCGGATCGCACCAGGACGCCATCAAGAAGGGCTTCGAGGCCCTGGAGCGCGATGCAGCCGCCGCCGGCAAGGACGTGGCCGACTTCACCTGGCAGGTTCCGTACCTGCCCGTGGACCCCAAGGACCTGGGCCGCAGCTACGAAGCCGTCATCAGGGTCAACTCCCAGTCCGGCAAGGGCGGCGTGGCCTACCTGCTCAAGAACGAGCACAGCCTGGACCTGCCGCGGCGCGCCCAGATCGAATTCTCCGGCGTGATCCAGAAGCGCACGGACACCGTGGGCGGCGAAGTCAGCGGCGCCCAGCTGTGGCAGGTCTTCCAGGACGAGTACCTGCCGTCCGGGAAAACCGACGGGCAGTGGGGGCGCTACTCCCTGGGCGGGGTCAAGACAGAAACAGATGACGACGGCGGCATGACGCTTCACGCCTCCCTCACCGTGGACGGTGTGCAGACCCAGCGAACGGGCACCGGCAACGGTCCCATCGCCGCGCTGCTGAGCATCCTGCGCGAGGACGGCGTGGACGTCCGGGTGCTGGACTACAGCGAGCACGCCCTCTCTGAAGGCGGAAACGCCATGGCCGCCGCCTACGTGGAATGCGCCGTGGGGGAACGCGTCCTGTGGGGTGTAGGTATTGACGCGAACACCAGCATGTCCTCCCTCAAAGCCGTGATCTCAGCGGTCAACCGCGCCATCCGGGACGCCCAGGGCTGA
- the recO gene encoding DNA repair protein RecO, giving the protein MAQHSFASRAYRDDAVVLRTHKLGEADRIITLLTKHHGQVRAVAKGVRRTSSRFGARLEPFMVADLQLVSGKSLDIVTQAVAKGAYGGSIAADYGRYTVAAAMTETAEKLTDVDGESGTAQYNLLVGALASLSRDEHAAGLILDSYLLRALATGGWAPSFTDCARCGQAGPHNAFSAPLGGMVCAGCRPPGSPAPAPETVVLLAALLTGDWATADASLPVHRKETAGLVAAYLQWHLERVLKSLKHVERS; this is encoded by the coding sequence GTGGCCCAACACTCTTTCGCCTCCCGCGCGTACCGGGACGACGCCGTCGTCCTCCGTACCCACAAACTGGGCGAGGCGGACCGCATCATCACGCTCCTGACCAAACATCATGGCCAGGTCCGCGCCGTTGCCAAAGGCGTCCGGCGGACCAGCAGCCGGTTCGGCGCCCGCCTCGAGCCCTTTATGGTGGCGGACCTGCAGCTTGTGTCCGGGAAGAGCCTGGACATCGTCACCCAGGCGGTTGCCAAAGGGGCCTACGGCGGAAGCATCGCCGCAGACTATGGCCGGTATACCGTTGCCGCCGCCATGACGGAGACCGCCGAAAAACTCACCGACGTCGATGGCGAATCGGGAACCGCACAGTACAACCTGCTGGTCGGGGCACTGGCTTCGCTCAGCCGGGACGAACATGCCGCCGGGCTGATTTTGGACTCCTACCTGCTCCGGGCCCTCGCCACCGGCGGCTGGGCGCCGAGCTTCACGGACTGTGCCCGCTGCGGGCAGGCTGGGCCCCACAACGCCTTTTCGGCGCCCTTGGGCGGCATGGTCTGTGCCGGGTGCCGCCCGCCGGGCTCGCCGGCGCCCGCCCCGGAAACGGTGGTGTTGCTGGCCGCGCTCCTGACCGGAGACTGGGCAACGGCAGACGCCTCACTGCCGGTACACCGCAAGGAAACAGCCGGCCTGGTGGCCGCTTACCTGCAATGGCATCTTGAACGAGTACTGAAGTCCCTCAAACATGTGGAGCGCAGCTGA
- a CDS encoding isoprenyl transferase encodes MALGKKNNAAPKRSHPVVAPYPHPSGAVAPSIPSEFIPRHVAIVMDGNGRWANQRGLPRIEGHKAGEPALLDVMAGAIELGIEYVSVYAFSTENWRRSPEEVRFLMGFNKDVLRRQRNQLDEWGVRVRWSGRRPRLWGSVIRELEEAEQFTAGNSTCTLTMCVNYGGRAEITDAVSAIAADVAAGRLKPGAITERTIQKYLDEPDLPDVDLFLRSSGEQRLSNFMLWQSAYAEFVFMDTLWPDVDRRTLWGAVEDYARRDRRYGGAVDAAGPARDATQ; translated from the coding sequence GTGGCCCTGGGAAAAAAGAACAACGCAGCCCCGAAGCGGAGCCACCCCGTGGTTGCGCCCTACCCGCATCCCTCCGGCGCCGTAGCGCCGTCCATCCCGTCAGAGTTCATTCCGCGCCACGTGGCCATTGTGATGGACGGCAATGGCCGCTGGGCCAACCAGCGGGGGCTGCCTCGAATCGAAGGGCACAAAGCCGGCGAGCCGGCGCTTCTGGATGTGATGGCCGGGGCCATCGAACTGGGCATCGAGTACGTCAGCGTTTACGCCTTTTCCACCGAAAACTGGCGGCGTTCCCCTGAAGAGGTGCGCTTCCTGATGGGATTTAACAAGGACGTGCTACGGCGGCAGCGTAACCAGCTCGATGAATGGGGCGTCCGGGTCCGCTGGTCCGGCCGTCGGCCGCGGCTGTGGGGCTCAGTCATCCGCGAACTCGAAGAAGCAGAACAGTTCACGGCGGGCAACAGCACGTGTACGTTGACCATGTGTGTTAATTACGGCGGCCGGGCGGAGATCACGGACGCTGTCTCCGCCATCGCCGCGGACGTTGCAGCGGGCAGGCTCAAGCCCGGCGCCATCACCGAGCGCACCATCCAGAAGTACCTTGACGAGCCCGACCTCCCCGACGTGGACCTTTTCCTGCGGAGCTCCGGAGAACAGCGGCTGTCCAACTTCATGCTCTGGCAGTCCGCCTACGCCGAGTTTGTGTTTATGGACACCCTGTGGCCCGACGTCGACCGCCGGACCCTGTGGGGTGCGGTGGAAGACTACGCCCGCCGGGACCGCCGGTACGGCGGCGCCGTTGACGCTGCCGGCCCGGCACGAGACGCCACACAGTAG
- a CDS encoding alpha/beta hydrolase gives MEWQRDILGEEFESYAFSAVGDDGMERMATLVRFRPAHQESGQQESGGSTARRRAVLFLHGWSDYFFNVDLARFWSSAGYDFYALDMHNHGRSLRPGSPGGYVSDLINYDAEIETAYRLIGQEGAAAPLTLMGHSTGGLVAALWASRHPGAVSQLVLNSPWLEMHGSALVRRAAYGMVGPVARFRPEAVLRLPPRGFYWRTISSSAEGEWALDDQYRPPMAFPVRAGWLSAVLAGHAKVARGLNLEVPVLVLLSRGSANGLFWSEEMRRTDAVLDVNVIAARALTLGRTVTVERIDGALHDVFLSPAAVRADAYARLARWLVAYGGTA, from the coding sequence ATGGAATGGCAGCGGGATATCCTGGGCGAGGAGTTCGAATCCTATGCCTTTTCCGCCGTCGGGGACGACGGGATGGAGCGGATGGCCACGCTGGTCCGGTTCCGGCCCGCCCACCAGGAATCAGGCCAGCAGGAGTCCGGCGGATCCACCGCGCGCCGGAGGGCCGTCCTCTTCCTGCACGGCTGGAGCGACTACTTCTTCAACGTTGACCTGGCCCGTTTCTGGTCCTCCGCAGGCTACGACTTTTACGCCCTGGATATGCACAACCACGGACGCAGCCTGCGCCCCGGATCACCAGGCGGATATGTGTCCGACCTGATCAACTATGACGCTGAAATTGAGACGGCATACCGGCTCATCGGCCAGGAGGGCGCTGCCGCCCCGCTGACCCTGATGGGCCATTCGACGGGCGGGCTGGTTGCGGCACTGTGGGCGAGCAGGCACCCCGGGGCCGTCTCGCAGCTGGTCCTGAACAGCCCGTGGCTGGAGATGCATGGGAGCGCCCTGGTCCGGCGCGCGGCCTACGGCATGGTGGGGCCGGTGGCAAGATTCCGTCCGGAGGCGGTGCTGCGCCTGCCGCCGCGCGGCTTCTACTGGCGCACCATCAGCAGCTCGGCGGAGGGCGAATGGGCGCTGGATGACCAGTACCGTCCGCCCATGGCGTTTCCGGTCCGGGCGGGTTGGCTCAGCGCCGTGCTCGCCGGCCACGCGAAGGTGGCACGCGGCCTTAACCTCGAGGTCCCGGTGCTGGTGCTGTTGTCCCGCGGAAGCGCCAATGGCCTCTTCTGGTCGGAGGAGATGCGGCGGACGGACGCGGTGCTTGACGTCAACGTTATTGCCGCCCGGGCCCTCACCCTGGGCCGCACGGTCACGGTTGAAAGGATCGACGGCGCCCTGCACGATGTGTTCCTCTCCCCCGCTGCCGTCCGCGCCGACGCCTACGCGAGGCTGGCGCGCTGGCTCGTCGCCTACGGCGGCACGGCGTGA
- a CDS encoding quinone-dependent dihydroorotate dehydrogenase produces the protein MRVYPTFFRLAFSWMDAERAHKIGFKGIRLAHRSGAGKVLAKLTAPAPSLQTTAFGITFPSPFGLAAGFDKEGHGIEALTELGFGHVEVGTITGQAQPGNEKPRLFRLIEDRAVINRMGFNNDGATAVAPRLKAARAALQHRHPSVRPVIGVNIGKTKVVELADAVEDYLVSARSLAPAADYLVVNVSSPNTPGLRLLQDVESLRPLLTAVGEEADRAAGRHVPLLVKIAPDLSDEDIDDVARLALDLKLDGIIATNTTIARTGLASPVEQVEKCGAGGLSGAPLKQRSLDVLRRLKKVTGDSLTLVAVGGVETAQDVQDRLDAGATLVQGYTAFLYEGPFWAARINRQLAKSRTA, from the coding sequence ATGCGCGTTTACCCCACATTCTTCAGGCTGGCCTTTTCATGGATGGACGCCGAGCGCGCCCACAAGATCGGATTCAAGGGCATCAGGCTCGCGCACCGCTCTGGAGCGGGGAAAGTCCTGGCGAAACTGACAGCGCCGGCACCATCGCTTCAGACAACGGCGTTTGGCATCACCTTTCCCTCGCCCTTTGGCCTTGCCGCGGGCTTCGACAAGGAAGGCCATGGCATTGAAGCCCTCACTGAGCTCGGCTTCGGCCATGTCGAGGTGGGAACCATCACCGGCCAGGCCCAGCCCGGCAACGAAAAGCCGCGCCTGTTCCGCCTGATTGAGGACCGCGCCGTCATTAACCGGATGGGATTCAACAACGACGGCGCCACCGCCGTGGCCCCGCGGCTGAAGGCGGCGCGTGCGGCACTTCAGCACAGGCACCCCTCTGTGCGCCCCGTCATTGGCGTCAATATCGGCAAGACCAAGGTGGTGGAACTGGCAGACGCCGTGGAGGACTACCTGGTGAGCGCGCGCAGCCTCGCGCCCGCTGCGGATTACCTGGTGGTCAACGTCAGTTCGCCCAACACGCCCGGGCTGCGGCTCCTGCAGGATGTGGAGAGCCTCCGGCCGCTGCTCACCGCGGTGGGAGAAGAAGCGGACCGTGCGGCCGGCCGCCACGTTCCCCTGCTGGTGAAGATCGCGCCCGACCTGAGCGATGAGGACATCGACGACGTCGCCCGGCTTGCGCTGGACCTGAAGCTGGACGGCATCATCGCCACCAACACCACCATTGCCCGCACCGGGCTGGCTTCCCCGGTGGAACAGGTGGAAAAGTGCGGTGCCGGCGGGCTGTCCGGCGCACCGCTGAAACAGCGCTCACTCGATGTACTGCGGCGGCTGAAGAAGGTCACCGGAGATTCCCTGACTCTGGTGGCAGTAGGCGGTGTGGAAACTGCCCAGGATGTCCAGGACAGGCTGGACGCCGGCGCAACCCTGGTGCAGGGCTACACGGCCTTCCTGTATGAAGGACCCTTCTGGGCTGCCCGCATCAACAGGCAGTTGGCGAAGAGCCGCACGGCCTAG
- a CDS encoding DUF3043 domain-containing protein has product MFGRKKEAPSAQELIDQQAADAAARQGGVTGKGAPTPTRKAQEAARRRPLVPEDRKASKAAERQAIQDQRLKMRQALDTGDEKFLPLRDKGPQKRFARDYVDARFSLGEYLMFGALVFVLVSLVVPASSDMMIYVLGGFWVMFLAVFVDVFILSRKLRKRLAEKFGEVERGTVWYGSMRSLQFRKLRLPKPLVKRGQYPA; this is encoded by the coding sequence GTGTTCGGACGTAAAAAGGAAGCGCCCTCGGCGCAGGAATTAATTGACCAGCAGGCTGCGGATGCTGCGGCGCGGCAGGGCGGCGTAACCGGCAAGGGCGCCCCCACCCCAACGCGCAAGGCGCAGGAAGCGGCCCGCAGGCGCCCGCTGGTGCCCGAGGACCGCAAAGCCTCGAAGGCTGCCGAGCGCCAGGCTATCCAGGACCAGCGCCTCAAGATGCGCCAGGCGCTGGACACCGGGGACGAGAAGTTCCTCCCGCTCCGGGACAAGGGGCCGCAGAAGAGGTTCGCCCGTGACTACGTGGATGCACGGTTCAGCCTGGGCGAATACCTGATGTTCGGCGCCCTGGTGTTTGTCCTGGTGTCCTTGGTGGTGCCGGCGTCCAGCGACATGATGATCTATGTGCTGGGTGGTTTCTGGGTGATGTTCCTGGCCGTCTTCGTGGACGTGTTCATCCTCTCCCGCAAGCTCCGCAAGCGGCTGGCCGAAAAGTTCGGCGAGGTGGAACGCGGCACCGTTTGGTACGGCTCCATGCGCTCACTGCAGTTCCGCAAGCTCCGGCTGCCCAAGCCCCTGGTTAAGCGCGGGCAGTACCCGGCCTAA
- a CDS encoding dipeptidase, whose product MTSPSPETPVSFVGAQPAGSGSAAATEDLRAAIDRSFDQTLVRLKELVAIPGIAWPSFDRSPLERSAEAVAVLLRDSGLEDVQILLCDKPDGTPGGPAVVARRPAAEGKPTILLYAHHDVQPAGDESLWEPEPFTAVEKDGRLYGRGAADDKAGIMAHIAAYAAVSEVVGAELGLGITFFIEGEEEAGSPTFRPFLEANRELLRADVIVVADSSNWKVGVPALTTSLRGLVDGTIEVQVLEHAVHSGMFGGPVLDAPTLLARLIATLHDDDGNVAIPGLVATDNTSVDFPEADYRADASVLDGVRLAGTGSIASRLWTKPALSIIGFDAPAVDVASNTLLPRARAKFSLRLAPGQSPEEAMEAVRRHVESNAPFGAKVTFTPGESGNPFQTDTSSAAAALAMWALGEAWGVPAVETGIGGSIPFIADLTELYPDVQILVTGVEDPDSRAHSANESLHLGDFRKAILAEALLLTRLNSGGL is encoded by the coding sequence ATGACTTCACCCTCACCGGAGACCCCGGTCAGTTTTGTCGGAGCCCAACCGGCCGGTTCCGGATCCGCCGCGGCTACGGAAGACCTCCGGGCCGCCATAGACCGCTCCTTTGACCAGACCCTCGTCCGCCTCAAGGAACTCGTGGCGATTCCCGGTATCGCCTGGCCCAGTTTTGACAGGTCGCCCCTTGAACGGAGTGCGGAAGCCGTAGCGGTGCTGCTGCGGGATTCCGGGCTCGAAGACGTTCAAATCCTCCTCTGTGACAAACCGGACGGCACTCCCGGCGGCCCCGCCGTCGTTGCCCGCCGTCCTGCCGCGGAAGGCAAGCCCACCATCCTGCTGTACGCGCACCACGACGTCCAGCCCGCGGGCGACGAATCGCTGTGGGAGCCGGAGCCGTTCACGGCAGTGGAGAAGGACGGCCGCCTGTATGGCCGTGGCGCAGCGGACGACAAGGCCGGCATTATGGCCCACATCGCCGCATATGCGGCAGTCTCCGAGGTCGTCGGCGCGGAGCTTGGCCTGGGCATCACCTTCTTTATCGAGGGTGAAGAGGAAGCCGGCTCACCCACGTTCAGGCCTTTCCTGGAGGCGAACCGGGAACTCCTCCGTGCCGACGTCATCGTCGTTGCAGATTCCAGCAACTGGAAGGTGGGCGTACCCGCCCTGACAACAAGCCTCCGGGGGCTGGTGGACGGAACCATTGAAGTCCAGGTCCTGGAGCACGCCGTGCACTCGGGGATGTTCGGCGGCCCGGTGCTGGATGCCCCCACGCTGCTGGCACGCCTGATTGCCACCCTCCATGACGACGACGGCAACGTCGCCATCCCTGGGCTTGTCGCCACTGATAACACCTCGGTGGATTTCCCCGAGGCCGACTACCGGGCTGATGCTTCAGTGCTCGACGGCGTCCGCCTCGCCGGCACGGGCAGCATCGCCTCACGCCTCTGGACCAAGCCGGCACTGTCAATCATCGGATTCGACGCGCCGGCCGTGGATGTAGCGTCCAATACGCTGCTGCCCAGGGCGCGGGCGAAGTTCAGCCTGCGGCTGGCACCCGGGCAGTCGCCGGAAGAAGCCATGGAGGCAGTCCGCAGGCACGTTGAGTCCAACGCTCCCTTCGGCGCGAAGGTCACCTTCACTCCGGGGGAGAGCGGCAACCCGTTCCAGACGGACACCTCCTCAGCTGCCGCAGCACTGGCGATGTGGGCGCTGGGGGAGGCATGGGGCGTGCCGGCCGTGGAGACGGGAATCGGTGGTTCCATCCCGTTCATAGCCGACCTTACGGAGCTTTACCCTGACGTCCAGATCCTGGTGACGGGTGTGGAAGACCCGGACTCGCGCGCCCACAGCGCCAATGAGTCCCTGCATCTTGGGGACTTCCGGAAAGCCATCCTCGCCGAAGCGCTCCTGCTGACACGGTTGAACAGCGGCGGGCTCTAG
- a CDS encoding iron-sulfur cluster assembly accessory protein: MSTATNENSTETTSAATDELPVHEVKLTDVAAGKVRSLLEQEGRTDLRLRVAVQPGGCSGLIYQLYFDERLLDGDAVRDYDGVEVVVDKMSVPYLSGASIDFEDTISKQGFTIDNPNAGGSCACGDSFH; this comes from the coding sequence ATGAGCACCGCAACCAATGAGAACAGCACCGAGACCACCAGCGCTGCCACTGATGAGCTGCCCGTCCACGAGGTCAAGCTGACCGACGTCGCCGCAGGCAAGGTCCGCAGCCTCCTTGAACAGGAAGGCCGCACGGACCTCCGTCTCCGCGTCGCCGTGCAGCCCGGCGGCTGCTCAGGGCTGATTTACCAGCTCTACTTCGACGAGCGCCTCCTCGACGGAGATGCCGTCCGCGACTACGACGGCGTTGAAGTAGTGGTGGACAAGATGAGCGTGCCGTACCTCAGCGGCGCCAGCATTGACTTCGAGGACACCATCTCGAAGCAGGGCTTCACCATCGACAACCCGAACGCCGGTGGCTCCTGCGCCTGTGGAGATTCGTTCCACTAG
- the coxB gene encoding cytochrome c oxidase subunit II, producing MSSQNRTGSRRKTITTITSLAIAGALVLTGCSPEVEKGWLPTERGTTSNSDRIMDLWVNSWIAALAVGIITWGLIVWCLVAYRRRKGTVGFPRQTSFNLPLEVFYLTIPLFMVLVFFYFTDRDQQAIDDRSQPADVVVDVRGKQWAWDFNYKSGDVIEEDVHEAGVQAHLTGNTIDKEQLPTLYLPVNKSVDLELNARDVIHSFWVPAFLQKRDMIPGKTNYIRFTPTKEGTYDGKCAELCGEYHSEMLFRVKVVSEAEFQAHMEELKAAGNTGLLGVEYDRNPNLNEIK from the coding sequence GTGAGTTCGCAGAACCGAACCGGCAGCCGACGCAAAACGATCACCACGATCACAAGCTTGGCAATTGCCGGCGCGTTGGTTTTGACCGGATGTTCGCCAGAGGTAGAGAAGGGGTGGCTGCCCACAGAACGTGGCACCACCAGCAACAGCGACCGCATCATGGACCTCTGGGTCAACTCATGGATTGCCGCCCTTGCTGTGGGCATCATTACCTGGGGATTGATCGTCTGGTGCCTCGTCGCCTACCGGCGCCGCAAGGGCACCGTCGGGTTCCCGCGGCAGACCAGCTTCAACCTTCCCCTGGAAGTCTTTTACCTGACCATCCCGCTGTTTATGGTCCTGGTGTTCTTCTACTTCACCGACCGCGACCAGCAGGCCATTGATGACCGCTCGCAGCCGGCCGACGTCGTTGTTGACGTCCGCGGCAAGCAGTGGGCCTGGGACTTCAACTACAAGTCCGGCGACGTCATCGAAGAAGACGTCCACGAGGCCGGCGTCCAGGCGCACCTCACCGGCAACACGATCGACAAGGAACAGCTCCCCACGCTGTACTTGCCCGTCAACAAGTCCGTTGACCTCGAGCTCAACGCACGCGACGTGATCCACTCCTTCTGGGTTCCCGCCTTCCTGCAGAAGCGCGACATGATCCCCGGCAAGACCAACTACATCCGGTTTACCCCCACTAAAGAGGGCACCTACGACGGCAAGTGCGCCGAACTCTGCGGCGAGTACCACTCCGAGATGCTGTTCCGCGTCAAGGTGGTGTCGGAAGCTGAATTCCAGGCACACATGGAAGAGCTCAAGGCAGCCGGCAACACGGGCCTCCTCGGTGTGGAATACGACCGCAACCCGAACCTGAACGAAATTAAGTAA
- the ctaD gene encoding cytochrome c oxidase subunit I, with protein sequence MATYTQSAPTGALTAPVVPKSKGRIVVNWITSTDHKTIGYMYLIASFVFFCLGGVMALLIRAELFEPGMQILQTKEQYNQLFTMHGTVMLLMFATPLFAGFANVIMPLQIGAPDVAFPRLNALAFWFFLFGSTIAVSGFITPQGAASFGWFAYAPLSNTTFSPGIGGDLWVFGLALSGFGTILGAVNFITTIICMRAPGMTMWRMPIFTWNTLVTAILVLMAFPPLAAALFALGADRRFGAHIFDPENGGAVLWQHLFWFFGHPEVYIIALPFFGIVSEIFPVFSRKPIFGYKGLVYATIAIAALSVTVWAHHMYVTGAVLLPFFAFMTMLIAVPTGVKFFNWIGTMWRGSLTFETPMLWSIGFLITFLFGGLTGIILASPPLDFHVSDSYFVVAHFHYVVFGTVVFAMFAGFYFWWPKWTGKMLNERLGKIHFWLLFLGFHGTFLIQHWLGVEGMPRRYADYLVEDNFTWMNQFSTVASFVLGASLIPFFWNVYITWRSAEKVQVDDPWGFGASLEWATSCPPPRHNFTSLPRIRSERPALDLHHPELRQVHTAESPAPAAQVLGNADQKDTAQ encoded by the coding sequence GTGGCTACGTACACTCAATCCGCACCCACCGGAGCCCTCACAGCTCCCGTGGTTCCCAAATCCAAGGGACGCATCGTCGTCAACTGGATCACCTCCACCGACCACAAAACCATCGGGTACATGTACCTGATCGCGTCGTTTGTGTTCTTCTGCCTCGGCGGTGTCATGGCACTGCTGATCCGTGCCGAACTGTTCGAACCGGGTATGCAGATCCTGCAGACCAAAGAGCAGTACAACCAGCTGTTCACCATGCACGGCACCGTGATGCTGCTGATGTTTGCCACCCCGCTCTTTGCCGGCTTCGCGAACGTGATCATGCCCCTGCAGATCGGTGCACCCGACGTCGCCTTCCCGCGACTGAACGCGCTGGCTTTCTGGTTCTTCCTTTTCGGCTCCACCATCGCGGTGTCCGGCTTCATCACCCCGCAGGGTGCCGCTTCCTTCGGCTGGTTCGCCTACGCGCCGCTGTCCAACACCACCTTCAGCCCCGGTATCGGTGGCGACCTGTGGGTATTCGGCCTTGCACTGTCCGGCTTCGGCACCATCCTCGGCGCGGTCAACTTCATCACCACCATCATCTGCATGCGCGCCCCGGGCATGACCATGTGGCGGATGCCGATCTTCACCTGGAACACCCTGGTCACTGCCATCCTGGTGCTCATGGCGTTCCCGCCGCTGGCCGCCGCGCTGTTCGCACTCGGTGCTGACCGCCGCTTCGGCGCACACATCTTCGACCCCGAAAACGGCGGTGCAGTCCTCTGGCAGCACCTGTTCTGGTTCTTCGGCCACCCCGAGGTGTACATCATCGCGCTGCCGTTCTTCGGCATCGTCTCGGAGATCTTCCCGGTCTTCAGCCGCAAGCCGATCTTCGGCTACAAGGGCCTGGTCTATGCAACGATCGCCATCGCTGCCCTGTCCGTGACCGTGTGGGCACACCACATGTACGTCACCGGCGCAGTGCTGCTGCCGTTCTTCGCGTTTATGACCATGCTCATCGCGGTTCCCACCGGTGTGAAGTTCTTCAACTGGATCGGCACCATGTGGCGGGGGTCCCTGACCTTCGAAACCCCGATGCTCTGGAGCATCGGCTTCCTCATCACCTTCCTCTTCGGCGGCCTCACCGGCATCATCCTGGCCTCCCCGCCGCTGGACTTCCACGTCTCCGACTCCTACTTCGTGGTGGCGCACTTCCACTACGTGGTGTTCGGCACCGTGGTGTTCGCGATGTTCGCAGGGTTCTACTTCTGGTGGCCCAAGTGGACCGGCAAGATGCTCAACGAACGCCTGGGCAAGATCCACTTTTGGCTCCTGTTCCTTGGCTTCCACGGCACCTTCCTCATCCAGCACTGGCTGGGTGTTGAGGGTATGCCCCGCCGTTACGCGGACTACCTGGTGGAGGACAACTTCACCTGGATGAACCAGTTCTCCACCGTGGCCTCGTTTGTCCTGGGCGCGTCGCTGATCCCGTTCTTCTGGAACGTCTACATCACCTGGCGCAGCGCCGAAAAGGTGCAGGTGGACGATCCCTGGGGCTTCGGCGCTTCCCTCGAGTGGGCCACATCCTGCCCGCCGCCGCGGCACAACTTCACCTCCCTGCCCCGGATCCGCTCCGAGCGTCCCGCCCTCGACCTGCACCACCCCGAGCTTCGACAGGTCCACACCGCCGAGTCGCCGGCTCCCGCAGCCCAGGTTCTCGGTAACGCCGACCAGAAGGACACTGCACAGTGA